In Bradyrhizobium erythrophlei, a single genomic region encodes these proteins:
- a CDS encoding acyl-CoA desaturase, with protein sequence MTAVRSVEPEERVGSLPPGTIVGGPVVEAKLRESYVVFGILYAGSIAAVLWTIMQGIGWVEIAVFAGMFWLTMFGMGAGMHRLFVHRSFRCGPVMRAFFAAIATMSVQGSVLKWVSNHRRHHLYADKPGDVHSPFYDGRGNRYLSFVKGMLHAQGSWVFDDVATDGEYYAKDIVADPIAMFFTRTRWVWYGLSAVFIPGAIGYAVGGFHTMMGCVLFAGLLRAYLMVLVTSLVNSFCHSDGRYGYRRFELNDGTTNELVISILTLGEGLHNNHHRFPRDAYISHAWYEIDINGLIIRGLGKLGLVHDVFDGGRASAEPTEQTSQAVT encoded by the coding sequence ATGACCGCAGTTCGGAGCGTGGAGCCGGAAGAACGTGTCGGAAGCCTGCCGCCAGGCACGATCGTCGGTGGTCCGGTGGTCGAGGCCAAGCTGCGCGAATCCTATGTCGTGTTCGGCATTCTTTACGCCGGTTCGATCGCAGCCGTGCTCTGGACGATCATGCAAGGCATCGGCTGGGTGGAGATTGCGGTCTTCGCCGGCATGTTCTGGCTGACCATGTTCGGGATGGGCGCCGGCATGCATCGCCTGTTCGTGCATCGGAGCTTTCGCTGCGGTCCGGTGATGAGGGCGTTCTTCGCTGCGATCGCCACGATGTCGGTGCAGGGCTCGGTGCTCAAATGGGTCTCCAATCATCGCCGGCACCATCTCTACGCCGACAAGCCCGGTGACGTGCACAGCCCTTTCTATGACGGCCGCGGCAACCGCTATCTCAGCTTCGTCAAGGGCATGTTGCATGCGCAAGGCTCCTGGGTGTTCGACGATGTCGCGACCGACGGCGAATACTACGCCAAGGATATTGTGGCCGACCCGATCGCCATGTTCTTCACGAGAACGCGCTGGGTCTGGTACGGCCTGTCGGCCGTTTTCATTCCGGGCGCCATCGGCTACGCGGTTGGCGGATTCCACACCATGATGGGCTGCGTGCTGTTCGCAGGCCTTCTGCGCGCCTACCTCATGGTGCTCGTCACCTCGCTGGTCAACTCGTTCTGCCATAGCGACGGCCGCTACGGTTACCGTCGCTTCGAGCTCAATGACGGCACGACCAACGAGCTGGTAATCTCGATCCTCACTCTCGGTGAAGGGCTGCACAACAACCATCACCGGTTTCCGCGCGACGCCTATATTTCGCACGCCTGGTACGAAATCGACATCAATGGCCTGATCATTCGCGGGCTTGGGAAACTCGGGCTCGTGCACGACGTTTTCGACGGCGGACGCGCGTCGGCGGAACCGACCGAGCAGACTTCGCAAGCGGTGACCTAA
- a CDS encoding thiamine pyrophosphate-binding protein, producing MPVSLANSQVIYEALKACDVKIMSALPETWLVHLIRMADDDPEVTLIRVAKEEEAIGISAGAHLAGVSSALLMQNHGFLAAINPIVSLAQLYKIPLLMLISYRGHMGERDPWQTQGGMITEPLLRTLGIPVWHLSNPNDARRRIKDAQTLAHASLSPVAVLLTRELMWEE from the coding sequence ATGCCAGTTTCACTCGCCAACTCCCAGGTGATCTACGAGGCGCTCAAGGCCTGCGACGTGAAGATCATGTCCGCGCTGCCGGAAACCTGGCTGGTGCATCTGATCCGGATGGCCGATGACGACCCCGAGGTGACGCTGATCCGCGTCGCCAAGGAAGAAGAGGCGATCGGCATCTCCGCAGGCGCCCATCTGGCGGGTGTCAGCTCCGCGCTTCTGATGCAGAACCACGGCTTCCTCGCCGCCATCAACCCGATCGTCTCTCTCGCGCAGCTCTACAAGATTCCGCTGCTGATGCTGATCAGCTACCGCGGCCACATGGGCGAGCGCGATCCGTGGCAGACGCAAGGCGGCATGATCACCGAGCCGCTGTTGCGGACACTGGGCATTCCGGTCTGGCACCTCTCGAACCCCAACGACGCGCGGCGCCGCATCAAGGACGCACAGACGCTTGCACACGCCTCGCTCTCGCCGGTCGCCGTGCTGTTGACCCGCGAACTGATGTGGGAGGAGTAA
- a CDS encoding TAXI family TRAP transporter solute-binding subunit translates to MVIRCAIGVAFALLLAGSVAAQEGDKTVPKLTVVLATATQGGGFPLYGNAFAEVMMQADPTLVVETRNTMGSSENIPSLEQNKFDLGLVAGESFNQAREGVGGKPPIKLKILTAIYGTAGMFAVRADSKYHTIQDLVGKPIAFGAKGSGIPILSRYMLDGIGLKQDEDFKAFLLDHAKEGPEMVLDGRAEAIWGAGIGYPGFMELAKSAPGVRFIAPTADEIARMTAKHPFLKPMTIPAGSYPTQNADIKSLGSWSFILTKTDLPDDVAYRLARTLHGAEGAFCKRLAQACETTAVNTVAAVPDIALIHPGVMKYFREIGVVKQ, encoded by the coding sequence ATGGTCATCAGGTGTGCGATCGGAGTGGCCTTCGCGCTGCTTCTGGCAGGTAGCGTTGCAGCGCAAGAAGGAGACAAGACTGTGCCGAAACTGACCGTGGTTCTTGCAACCGCAACGCAGGGCGGCGGCTTTCCGCTCTACGGCAACGCCTTTGCGGAAGTCATGATGCAGGCCGATCCGACGCTCGTGGTCGAGACCCGCAACACCATGGGGTCCAGCGAAAACATTCCCTCGCTCGAACAGAACAAGTTCGATCTCGGGCTGGTGGCCGGGGAATCCTTCAACCAGGCGCGGGAAGGCGTCGGAGGCAAGCCTCCGATCAAGCTGAAGATCCTGACCGCGATCTACGGCACCGCCGGTATGTTCGCGGTACGCGCCGACAGCAAGTATCACACGATTCAAGATCTCGTCGGCAAGCCCATTGCTTTTGGTGCGAAGGGCTCGGGCATTCCGATCCTGTCGCGCTACATGCTGGACGGGATCGGGTTGAAGCAGGACGAAGACTTCAAGGCCTTCCTGCTCGATCACGCCAAGGAGGGTCCGGAGATGGTGCTCGACGGACGGGCGGAAGCGATCTGGGGGGCGGGCATCGGCTATCCCGGCTTCATGGAGCTTGCGAAGAGCGCGCCGGGCGTCCGCTTCATCGCGCCGACGGCCGACGAGATCGCGCGGATGACCGCCAAGCATCCGTTCCTCAAGCCCATGACGATTCCGGCCGGCAGCTATCCGACGCAGAACGCTGACATCAAATCGCTGGGGTCGTGGAGTTTCATCCTGACCAAGACCGATCTGCCCGATGATGTTGCCTACCGGCTGGCGCGCACGTTGCACGGCGCTGAAGGCGCGTTCTGCAAGCGCTTGGCGCAGGCCTGCGAAACCACGGCGGTGAATACGGTGGCAGCCGTGCCGGATATTGCGCTCATTCATCCCGGCGTGATGAAATATTTCCGCGAGATCGGCGTGGTGAAACAGTGA
- a CDS encoding thiamine pyrophosphate-dependent enzyme produces MLRVDALEAIYPELKDQIVVTIMGAVAVELFTLGHRHNFFYLEHAMGLASSMGLGIAVAMPRHKVIVIDGDGSLLMNLGTLSTMARYSPGNLVHIVFDNASLLSVGGFPTATATGTDLAGVARACAVPQVTEAHTPDQLKSAVAGALAGGKLTTIVAKVEAIGPKSFHMDLPLLENRFQFKRALEGLKALRQHE; encoded by the coding sequence GTGCTGCGTGTGGATGCGTTAGAGGCGATCTATCCCGAACTGAAAGACCAGATCGTCGTCACGATCATGGGCGCGGTAGCGGTGGAACTCTTTACGCTCGGCCATCGTCACAACTTCTTCTACCTCGAACACGCGATGGGGCTCGCGTCATCGATGGGGCTGGGGATTGCGGTCGCCATGCCGCGCCACAAGGTCATCGTGATCGACGGCGACGGCTCGCTGCTGATGAACCTGGGCACGCTGAGCACGATGGCGCGCTACTCGCCCGGCAACCTCGTCCATATTGTGTTCGACAATGCCAGCCTGCTTTCTGTCGGCGGCTTTCCGACCGCAACGGCGACGGGCACCGACCTTGCCGGCGTAGCGCGGGCGTGCGCTGTTCCGCAAGTGACAGAGGCCCACACGCCGGATCAGCTCAAAAGCGCGGTGGCCGGCGCACTCGCGGGCGGGAAACTGACCACGATCGTTGCCAAGGTCGAGGCGATCGGACCCAAATCGTTCCACATGGATTTGCCGCTATTGGAAAACCGCTTCCAGTTCAAGCGGGCGCTGGAAGGACTGAAGGCGCTGCGGCAACACGAG
- a CDS encoding ABC transporter substrate-binding protein, translating to MMPGLAFAAALMVAAPASAQISDNVVKIGVLTDMNGPASTATGKGSLTAAQMAIDDFGKLVAGKPILLVSGDHQNKPDIGATLARRWYDVEQVDLIVDVPVSAVGLAVQNVANDKHRLFMTQSTGTSDFHGKYCSPYAIQWVFDTRALATGTAQEVVKRGGDSWFFLTDDFAFGHSLEKEASAVIARNHGKVLGSVRLPFATADVSSFILQAQASKAKIIGIAAGPPNNINEIKSAGEFGIFKGGQQMAGLLALITDIHALGLPAAQGLLLTTSFYWDMDDKTRDWSRRYFAKVGQMPTMWQAGVYSAVTNYLKAIEASGTDEPLAVTAKMREKPIEDFFARNGRLREDNLMVHDLMLVQVKTPDESKYAWDYYNVLTTISGEDAFGPPDPACAMVKK from the coding sequence ATGATGCCAGGTCTGGCTTTCGCCGCGGCGCTTATGGTCGCGGCTCCCGCATCGGCGCAAATCTCCGACAACGTCGTCAAGATCGGCGTGCTCACCGACATGAACGGCCCGGCCTCCACCGCAACCGGCAAGGGCTCGCTCACCGCGGCCCAAATGGCGATCGACGATTTCGGCAAGCTGGTCGCGGGAAAGCCGATCCTGCTCGTATCCGGCGATCACCAGAACAAGCCCGATATCGGCGCGACACTGGCGCGACGCTGGTATGACGTCGAACAGGTGGACCTGATCGTGGACGTGCCGGTCTCGGCGGTCGGGCTCGCCGTACAGAACGTCGCCAACGACAAGCACCGGCTGTTCATGACGCAGTCGACCGGCACCTCGGATTTTCACGGCAAATACTGTTCGCCCTATGCGATCCAGTGGGTGTTCGATACCCGGGCGCTCGCGACCGGCACCGCGCAGGAAGTGGTCAAGCGCGGCGGCGACAGCTGGTTCTTCCTGACCGATGATTTTGCGTTTGGTCATTCGCTGGAAAAGGAGGCATCCGCCGTCATCGCCAGGAACCACGGCAAGGTGCTCGGCTCGGTTCGTTTGCCCTTTGCCACGGCGGACGTCTCGTCCTTTATCCTGCAGGCGCAGGCGTCGAAGGCAAAGATCATCGGGATCGCCGCGGGCCCGCCGAACAACATCAATGAGATTAAATCTGCCGGCGAGTTCGGCATCTTCAAGGGCGGCCAGCAGATGGCCGGGCTGTTGGCGCTGATCACCGACATTCACGCGCTTGGTCTTCCGGCAGCCCAGGGCCTGTTGCTGACGACGTCGTTCTACTGGGACATGGACGACAAGACGCGCGACTGGTCGAGGCGCTATTTCGCCAAAGTGGGCCAGATGCCGACAATGTGGCAGGCCGGCGTCTATTCGGCCGTGACGAACTATCTCAAGGCGATCGAAGCCAGCGGAACCGACGAGCCGCTCGCGGTGACGGCGAAGATGCGCGAAAAACCGATCGAGGATTTCTTCGCCCGCAACGGACGCCTGCGCGAAGATAACCTGATGGTTCACGATCTGATGCTGGTGCAGGTCAAGACGCCGGACGAGTCAAAATACGCGTGGGACTATTATAATGTGCTGACGACGATCTCCGGCGAGGACGCCTTCGGCCCGCCGGATCCCGCGTGTGCGATGGTGAAGAAGTGA
- a CDS encoding VOC family protein: MIDHIYLPVSDLKRSSELYKKMLEPLGIDMPYKFDRLLGFAINGEPGFWLKNGEVAKDLYVAFTAKSADAVRASYKAAIDAGATSIKEPSLRPEWRADYFAANIGDPDGYNIEIAYKPWLYK; encoded by the coding sequence ATGATTGACCATATCTATCTCCCCGTCTCTGACCTGAAGCGGTCGAGTGAACTCTATAAGAAGATGCTTGAGCCGCTTGGCATCGACATGCCCTACAAGTTCGATCGACTTCTCGGTTTCGCTATCAATGGCGAGCCGGGTTTCTGGCTGAAGAATGGCGAAGTCGCCAAGGACCTTTACGTCGCATTCACCGCCAAGAGCGCGGACGCTGTCAGGGCCAGCTACAAGGCGGCGATAGACGCGGGAGCTACTTCAATCAAGGAACCGAGCCTTCGGCCCGAATGGCGTGCCGACTACTTCGCGGCAAACATCGGCGACCCGGACGGATACAACATCGAGATTGCCTATAAGCCTTGGCTCTACAAATAA
- a CDS encoding LysR family transcriptional regulator: protein MDRLEGIKIFVRVVESGSFSAVARELGTGQPAISKQVAALEEHLGAQLLVRTSRSLSLTEAGRDFYESAVRLISDFEAAESRIGSGQASPSGVVRVSAAPGFSHRYVVPKLPSFRARFPKVVVEMLASERTSNLVEEGIDLAIRNGPLSDSSLVARKIGESAVVAVASAEYLERRGEPTRPGDIDGHDGVIFVSQNGPRPWTFATRAGVISYQAAASFRSNDGEEQRAAVLAGLGITQAPHWLFAADIRAGTVRRILRDCEPAKIPISAVRPASRRQPSKVAVFVDFLAELLADEET, encoded by the coding sequence ATGGATCGGCTCGAAGGCATCAAGATATTCGTGCGCGTCGTCGAAAGCGGGAGCTTTTCGGCGGTCGCGCGCGAGCTTGGGACAGGGCAGCCGGCGATCAGCAAGCAGGTCGCAGCGCTTGAAGAACATCTCGGTGCGCAGCTTCTTGTGCGCACTTCCCGCAGTCTGAGCCTGACCGAGGCCGGACGCGACTTTTACGAATCTGCCGTGCGACTCATCAGCGATTTCGAGGCGGCAGAATCCCGCATCGGTTCGGGACAGGCCTCGCCGTCTGGCGTGGTGCGCGTCAGCGCCGCGCCCGGCTTCTCTCACCGCTATGTCGTGCCGAAACTACCGTCGTTCCGCGCGCGCTTTCCCAAGGTTGTCGTCGAGATGCTGGCCTCCGAGCGGACGAGCAATCTCGTCGAAGAAGGCATCGACCTCGCCATTCGCAATGGCCCCCTTTCGGACTCTAGCCTTGTCGCGCGCAAGATCGGCGAGTCCGCCGTCGTCGCCGTCGCATCCGCGGAGTATCTGGAACGCAGAGGAGAGCCCACGCGCCCCGGCGATATCGACGGCCACGACGGCGTGATTTTCGTCTCACAGAATGGACCGCGACCCTGGACCTTCGCCACTCGCGCCGGAGTGATATCCTATCAGGCGGCGGCATCGTTTCGCAGCAATGACGGCGAAGAGCAACGCGCCGCGGTCCTTGCCGGCCTCGGTATCACGCAGGCGCCCCACTGGCTTTTTGCAGCCGACATACGCGCCGGAACCGTGCGGCGAATCCTGCGCGATTGTGAGCCGGCCAAAATTCCGATCAGCGCCGTGCGACCCGCGTCCCGCCGTCAGCCCAGCAAAGTCGCCGTGTTTGTTGACTTTCTCGCTGAGCTGCTCGCTGACGAGGAAACCTGA
- a CDS encoding ABC transporter substrate-binding protein, producing MFARALILGLMTGLLFSAAAQAEGPAEILIGQTNPYSGPLSAYGTQGRAQAAYYKMINDQGGVNGRKIKLISLDDAYSPPKTVEQHRRLIESDEVLGIVGTMGTPTNSAIVKYVNGKAVPHIFLATGASKWGDVANYPWTMGWYPTYRSEGMIYGTYIRETIKDAKIAILSQNDDYGRDFVSGFKAGLGDAADKLIVKELAYEVSEPTVDSEVITLKASGANVLFSAVTAKAAAQTIKKAAELDWHPTHFLVQNANSIATVLTPAGLDHSTGIISTAYLKDPSDPQFANDTGIKWYLDFMKQYYSDGDAKDPQNEIGVSIAATFVQVMRQCGDDLSRENLMKQANNIRDLELPLLLPGIKLNTSATDHYPIEQLQLVKFDGKGWQSFGPVLGSH from the coding sequence ATGTTTGCGCGTGCGCTGATCCTCGGACTGATGACGGGCCTGTTGTTTTCGGCCGCCGCGCAGGCGGAAGGTCCTGCCGAAATACTGATCGGCCAGACCAATCCTTACAGCGGCCCACTATCGGCCTATGGCACACAGGGCCGGGCGCAAGCCGCCTACTACAAGATGATCAACGACCAGGGCGGGGTGAACGGCCGCAAGATCAAGTTGATCTCGCTCGACGATGCCTATTCGCCACCGAAGACGGTCGAACAGCATCGGCGTCTGATCGAGAGCGACGAGGTGCTCGGCATTGTCGGCACGATGGGGACGCCCACGAATTCGGCCATCGTCAAATACGTCAACGGCAAGGCCGTGCCCCATATCTTCCTGGCCACCGGCGCCTCGAAATGGGGCGATGTCGCGAACTACCCTTGGACGATGGGCTGGTATCCGACCTACCGTTCCGAGGGAATGATCTACGGGACGTATATACGGGAGACGATCAAGGACGCGAAGATCGCCATTCTGTCGCAGAACGATGACTATGGCCGGGATTTCGTGTCCGGCTTCAAGGCGGGTTTGGGCGATGCCGCCGACAAACTGATCGTGAAGGAGCTCGCTTACGAAGTTTCCGAGCCGACGGTGGACTCCGAGGTGATCACGCTCAAGGCATCGGGGGCGAATGTCTTGTTCAGCGCCGTCACGGCCAAGGCCGCAGCACAGACCATCAAGAAAGCCGCCGAACTCGACTGGCATCCGACACACTTTCTGGTGCAGAACGCCAACTCGATCGCGACCGTATTAACGCCCGCCGGGCTCGATCATTCGACCGGAATCATTTCCACGGCTTATTTGAAGGATCCGTCCGATCCACAATTTGCAAATGATACCGGCATCAAATGGTATCTCGATTTTATGAAGCAGTATTATTCGGATGGCGATGCCAAGGACCCGCAAAACGAGATCGGCGTCTCGATTGCCGCTACCTTCGTACAGGTCATGCGGCAGTGCGGCGACGACCTCTCCCGTGAAAATCTCATGAAGCAGGCGAACAACATCAGGGATCTAGAGCTGCCGCTGCTTTTGCCGGGGATCAAGCTCAATACCAGCGCCACCGATCATTATCCGATCGAGCAATTGCAACTCGTCAAGTTCGACGGTAAAGGCTGGCAGTCGTTCGGCCCGGTGCTGGGTAGCCACTGA
- a CDS encoding Bug family tripartite tricarboxylate transporter substrate binding protein: MIATIAVLGLAGARPTLAADYPNRPVHWLIGFAAGGPVDVVARIMAQWLSERLGQQFVVENRAGSGGSIAAATAINSTPDGYTLLFVAPNNAIATSLYKHLNYDFIRDTVPVASIMQLTNMLVVSNAMPVKNVQEFIDYCKANPGKVSYASSGLGTSVHMSGELFKAMTGCNMLHVPYRGSAIAFPDIISNKVQLIFDNMPSGLEQSRAGTVRALGVTSPQRWPGLPDVPAIAETVPGFESVGFYGISAPKGTPPEVVEILNKAVAEALKDPKLVERLAMLGGIPKPMTPAEFGKLIEVETEKWRKVVEFAGVSVD; the protein is encoded by the coding sequence ATGATTGCCACCATCGCTGTTTTGGGCCTGGCTGGCGCGCGGCCGACATTGGCCGCCGATTATCCGAACCGGCCCGTGCACTGGCTGATCGGCTTTGCCGCCGGCGGCCCGGTCGACGTCGTGGCGCGCATCATGGCGCAATGGCTGTCGGAACGTCTCGGACAGCAATTCGTGGTCGAGAACCGCGCCGGCTCCGGCGGCAGCATTGCGGCCGCAACCGCCATCAACTCCACGCCGGATGGCTACACGCTTCTGTTCGTCGCACCCAACAACGCGATCGCGACCTCGCTCTACAAGCACCTCAATTATGATTTCATCCGCGACACCGTGCCGGTCGCGAGCATCATGCAGTTGACCAACATGCTCGTCGTCTCCAACGCGATGCCGGTGAAGAACGTCCAGGAATTCATCGACTACTGCAAGGCCAATCCGGGCAAGGTTTCCTATGCGTCGTCGGGCCTCGGCACCTCGGTGCATATGTCGGGCGAATTGTTCAAGGCGATGACCGGCTGCAACATGCTGCACGTTCCCTATCGCGGATCGGCGATCGCCTTCCCCGACATCATCTCCAACAAGGTGCAGCTGATCTTCGACAACATGCCCTCTGGCCTCGAGCAATCGCGCGCCGGCACCGTGCGCGCGCTCGGCGTTACCTCGCCGCAACGCTGGCCGGGCCTGCCCGATGTGCCCGCGATCGCCGAGACCGTGCCGGGATTCGAATCGGTCGGCTTCTATGGCATCTCCGCGCCCAAGGGCACGCCGCCGGAAGTGGTGGAGATCCTCAACAAGGCGGTTGCCGAAGCGCTCAAGGATCCGAAACTCGTCGAGCGACTGGCGATGCTCGGCGGCATTCCGAAGCCGATGACCCCTGCCGAATTCGGAAAACTCATTGAGGTTGAAACCGAGAAATGGCGCAAGGTGGTCGAATTTGCCGGCGTGTCGGTGGATTGA
- the mobB gene encoding molybdopterin-guanine dinucleotide biosynthesis protein B, translating to MKVIGVAGWSGAGKTTLISRVIPYLRERGLRVSVIKHAHHEFDVDVPGKDSWVHRQSGAEEVLVSSANRWALMHELRGAAEPSLPELLKKMSLVDLLIVEGFKSEPYRKIEVHRKDSGKPPLFPDDPAIACIATDAEIETALPVAHLDDIPAVAAMMHKYALPLEDVLAARANDA from the coding sequence ATGAAAGTGATCGGAGTGGCCGGCTGGAGCGGCGCGGGGAAGACGACGCTGATTTCGCGCGTCATTCCATATCTGCGCGAGCGAGGCCTGCGCGTTTCCGTGATCAAGCATGCCCATCACGAATTCGATGTCGACGTGCCGGGCAAGGATTCCTGGGTCCATCGGCAATCCGGCGCGGAGGAGGTGCTGGTGTCATCAGCCAACCGTTGGGCCTTGATGCACGAGCTGCGCGGCGCGGCCGAGCCGTCCTTGCCGGAACTGCTCAAGAAGATGTCGCTGGTAGACCTTCTGATTGTCGAAGGTTTCAAGTCCGAGCCGTATCGCAAGATCGAGGTGCATCGAAAGGACAGCGGCAAGCCGCCGTTATTCCCCGATGATCCCGCCATCGCCTGCATCGCGACGGATGCCGAGATCGAGACCGCGCTTCCGGTGGCCCATCTCGATGACATTCCGGCGGTGGCCGCGATGATGCACAAATATGCGCTTCCACTCGAAGACGTGTTGGCCGCACGCGCCAACGATGCCTAA
- a CDS encoding sulfurtransferase TusA family protein codes for MIPAKLDLTGLKCPLPALMTAKALKKLAPGQLLEVHCTDPLSVIDIPSLVHKTGGQVEITERTEQRIIFVIEKANGSIEEANAAADDNA; via the coding sequence ATGATCCCGGCGAAGCTCGATCTCACCGGCCTGAAGTGCCCACTGCCCGCGCTGATGACGGCGAAAGCGTTGAAGAAGCTTGCGCCGGGGCAGTTGCTGGAGGTTCATTGCACCGATCCGCTTTCGGTGATCGATATTCCGAGCCTCGTTCACAAGACCGGCGGCCAGGTCGAGATCACCGAACGAACGGAACAACGGATTATTTTCGTGATCGAAAAGGCGAATGGCTCGATTGAAGAAGCCAATGCTGCCGCGGACGACAACGCTTAG
- a CDS encoding aromatic ring-hydroxylating dioxygenase subunit alpha, with protein MFLYNAWYVAAWATEIGTKPLARTLLEEPVVFYRQSDGQVVVALEDRCCHRGMPLSRGEVFGNNIRCEYHGMVFDRSGNCVEIPGQPLVPKSARVRSFPVAERDGLIWMGDASLSDPAAIPSYPWHARWPHKCKTERLDCNYLLLSDNLLDQTHAAYVHKSTLASNVDAYERAEMKISPTEDGVKFIRWMLNCQPPGIYAKAVKFAGRVDRWGEFEYVAPSCILQFTGARNVGEGAYEKDDRDGGFGLRIFYGITPETEHTSWFMWSVANGHRQNEPQATEELFTEIEHAFKEDEDVLVAQYATLRKLGDRPLINIASDGARIHARLALERKIAQERGIPREEVITLA; from the coding sequence ATGTTTCTCTACAACGCGTGGTACGTGGCCGCTTGGGCTACGGAGATCGGCACAAAGCCGCTTGCGCGGACGTTGCTCGAAGAGCCGGTGGTATTTTATCGGCAGTCCGACGGCCAGGTGGTGGTCGCCCTTGAAGACCGCTGTTGCCACAGGGGCATGCCGCTGTCCCGTGGCGAGGTTTTCGGAAACAACATCCGCTGCGAATATCACGGCATGGTCTTCGATCGCAGCGGAAACTGCGTCGAAATACCAGGCCAGCCTCTCGTTCCGAAGAGCGCCAGGGTCCGCAGCTTTCCCGTTGCCGAGCGCGACGGCCTGATCTGGATGGGCGACGCCAGCCTGTCGGACCCGGCCGCCATTCCGAGCTATCCCTGGCACGCGCGGTGGCCGCACAAGTGCAAGACCGAACGGCTCGATTGCAACTACCTCCTGCTGTCCGACAATCTCCTCGACCAGACCCACGCCGCCTACGTTCACAAGTCGACGCTGGCGAGCAACGTCGACGCCTACGAACGCGCCGAGATGAAGATCTCGCCGACCGAAGATGGCGTGAAGTTCATTCGCTGGATGCTGAACTGTCAGCCGCCGGGCATCTACGCCAAGGCGGTGAAGTTCGCGGGCCGGGTGGATCGCTGGGGCGAATTCGAATATGTCGCGCCTTCCTGCATTCTGCAATTTACCGGCGCCCGCAACGTCGGCGAAGGCGCCTATGAAAAAGACGATCGCGACGGCGGCTTCGGGCTTCGGATCTTCTACGGCATCACGCCGGAGACCGAGCACACAAGCTGGTTCATGTGGTCGGTTGCCAATGGCCATCGTCAGAACGAGCCGCAGGCGACGGAAGAGCTGTTCACCGAAATAGAGCACGCCTTCAAGGAAGACGAGGATGTGCTGGTCGCCCAGTACGCGACGTTGCGCAAGCTCGGCGACCGACCGCTGATCAACATCGCCTCGGATGGTGCCCGCATCCATGCCCGGCTCGCGCTTGAGCGCAAGATCGCGCAGGAGCGGGGCATTCCCCGTGAAGAGGTGATTACGCTAGCTTGA
- a CDS encoding SDR family NAD(P)-dependent oxidoreductase — MKRLDNKVAIVTGASKGIGAGIAKAFGAEGAAVVVNYARDHEGAERVVREIAGKGGRAIAVQGDVAQRSDAQRLVAEAKKAFGRLDVLVNNAGVFSFAPFEQFSEQEFHRQFNTNVLGTFLMIEAALPAFGAEGGGIINIGSTESVAADPTLSIYVASKSAVDGLTRVLSKEFGPRKIRVNALSPGGTQTEGAHAAGVMGPEFKKQVIASTPLGRLGQPEDIARVAVFLASDDAGWLTGEIIFANGGNK, encoded by the coding sequence ATGAAACGGCTCGACAATAAGGTTGCGATAGTGACAGGCGCTTCAAAAGGAATCGGAGCGGGCATTGCAAAAGCCTTCGGCGCGGAAGGTGCGGCGGTGGTTGTGAACTATGCGCGCGATCATGAAGGCGCGGAACGGGTGGTGCGCGAAATCGCCGGCAAAGGTGGGCGCGCCATCGCCGTGCAAGGCGACGTGGCGCAGAGGTCCGACGCGCAACGCCTCGTCGCGGAGGCGAAAAAAGCCTTCGGCCGCCTGGATGTCCTTGTGAATAACGCGGGCGTCTTCTCGTTCGCACCCTTCGAGCAGTTCAGCGAGCAGGAGTTTCACCGTCAGTTCAACACGAATGTGCTTGGCACGTTCCTCATGATCGAAGCCGCTTTGCCGGCGTTCGGTGCGGAAGGCGGCGGCATTATCAACATCGGATCGACGGAGAGTGTCGCTGCCGACCCGACCCTTTCGATCTACGTGGCGTCAAAGAGCGCCGTCGATGGCTTGACGCGCGTGCTCTCAAAAGAGTTCGGCCCCAGGAAAATCCGCGTTAACGCTCTCAGTCCCGGTGGAACCCAAACGGAGGGTGCGCACGCGGCGGGCGTCATGGGCCCGGAGTTCAAAAAGCAGGTGATCGCCAGTACGCCGCTGGGCCGCTTGGGCCAACCCGAGGACATCGCGCGCGTGGCCGTATTTCTTGCCTCGGATGATGCGGGCTGGCTCACGGGAGAAATCATCTTCGCGAACGGCGGCAACAAGTAA